The following proteins are co-located in the Betta splendens chromosome 9, fBetSpl5.4, whole genome shotgun sequence genome:
- the acacb gene encoding acetyl-CoA carboxylase 2 isoform X2, whose translation MLFAVLGFILWASVLLWRLYNRTVAMPVKEGDPSRRRGRTAAEDDTDVTQHSQTTVPTTSRQNLTDRPLAECESVGPNVKTLPSEPPHSPGVNSLLQPLPSAMQKPKRANAPTLGSRPEARERLKFILGASEDNSSDEEPVVSKPPSGPAPRGSPEQPCSAGPQSSSSGIKPSMSGPHLVKKGREQRKMDLQRDFTVASPAEFVTRFGGNRVIEKVLIANNGIAAVKCMRSIRRWSYEMFRNERTIRFVVMVTPEDLKANAEYIKMADHYVPVPGGSNNNNYANVELIVDIAKRIPVQGVWAGWGHASENPKLPELLNKAGISFLGPSSKAMWALGDKVASSIVAQSADIPTLPWSGSGLRLDWPEEDQRLGNVISVPPEVYAKGCVRDVAHGLAEAERIGYPIVIKASEGGGGKGIRKVDNSDDFQSSFRQVQTEVPGSPIFIMQLAQHARHLEVQILADEYGNAISLFGRDCSIQRRHQKIIEEAPVTIAAPSTLEQMERYAVRLAKMVGYVSAGTVEYLFSEDGSFHFLELNPRLQVEHPCTEMVGDVNLPAAQLQIAMGIPLNRIKDIRLFYGEAPWADTIINFDNPDCTPSPRGHVIAVRITSENPDEGFKPSSGTVQELNFRSSKNVWGYFSVGAAGGLHEFADSQFGHCFSWGENREETISNMVVAMKELSIRGDFRTTVEYLIKLLETESFRNNDIDTGWLDHLIAEKVQAERPETMLGIVCGALHVADASFRKSMSDYLHCLERGQVLPAASLLNSVSVDLIYEGVKFCLKVARQSPTTYVIMMNGSDIEIDVHRLSDGGLLLSYDGSSHTTYMKEEVDSYRITVGNKTCVFEKEKDPTVLRSPSAGKLLQYMVEDGSHVCAGETYAEIEVMKMVMTLTVQHSGCIHFVKRPGAVLESGCVVAHMDLDDPSSIHWVELNTATLPPQQPLPMVGEKLHQVFHSVLENLFKVMDGYCLEEPYFSSKLKQWVATLMKTLRDPSLPLLELQEIMTSVAGRIPPSVEKDIRKVMAQYASNITSVLCQFPSQRIANILDSHAATLQRKADREVFFMNTQSIVQLVQRYRSGIRGYMKSVVLDLLKRYLQVEMQFQHAHYDKCVINLRERHKPDMSPVLEYIFSHAQVSKKNVLVTMLIDQLCGRDPTLADELMAILNELTQLSKMENSKVALRARQVLIASHLPSYELRHNQVESIFLSAIDMYGHQFCPENLKKLILSETSIFDVLPNFFYHVNQVVCMAALEVYVRRAYIAYELNSIQHHQLQDGTCAVDFQFMLPSSHPNRIPLALNGSSQFNMRRQGSELFLDGALSPPCQRMGAMVAFQCFDDFKKNFDEVLSSFAEPFLESSSFSDSRSSLYEEENFKNTRDNPIHIINVSIKTADTEDDDALVTAFTSFSQSKKAILFEYGIRRITFLIAQKASLHQQCICTDIFFNEYCLE comes from the exons GAGCATCGGAGGATAACTCCTCAGACGAGGAGCCGGTGGTCTCCAAGCCCCCCAGCGGCCCGGCCCCCAGGGGTTCTCCGGAGCAGCCGTGTTCCGCGGGGCCCCAGAGCAGCTCATCGGGCATCAA GCCTAGCATGTCTGGTCCTCACCTGGTGAAGAAAGGACGTGAACAAAGAAAGATGGACCTGCAGAGAGACTTCACGGTCGCTTCTCCTGCCGAGTTCGTCACCAGATTTGGTGGCAACCGTGTCATTGAAAAG GTGCTGATAGCAAACAACGGCATAGCTGCAGTCAAATGCATGCGTTCCATCCGTCGCTGGTCCTATGAAATGTTCCGTAATGAGAGGACCATCCGTTTTGTGGTGATGGTGACCCCTGAAGACTTGAAAGCCAATGCAG AATACATAAAAATGGCAGACCATTATGTGCCTGTGCCTGGTGGGTCAAACAATAACAACTATGCCAACGTTGAGCTCATAGTGGACATCGCCAAAAGGATCCCAGTGCAG GGCGTGTGGGCTGGATGGGGTCATGCCTCAGAAAACCCCAAACTGCCCGAGCTCCTGAACAAAGCAGGAATATCATTCTTGG GGCCGTCCAGCAAGGCCATGTGGGCTCTGGGAGATAAGGTGGCTTCATCCATTGTGGCCCAGAGTGCTGATATTCCCACACTGCCATGGAGCGGATCAG GTCTGAGACTGGACTGGCCAGAGGAAGACCAAAGGCTGGGCAACGTGATCAGTGTTCCTCCTGAGGTCTATGCAAAGGGCTGTGTTCGTGATGTAGCTCACGGTCTGGCA GAAGCTGAAAGAATTGGTTATCCAATTGTTATCAAGGCctctgaaggtggaggtggaaaaGGAATCCGCAAAGTTGATAACTCTGATGATTTTCAAAGTTCCTTTAGACAG GTTCAAACAGAGGTACCCGGATCACCTATTTTCATTATGCAGCTCGCTCAGCATGCGAGACACCTCGAAGTTCAGATACTGGCGGATGAGTATGGAAACGCCATCTCCCTGTTTGGCCGAGACTGCTCCATCCAGAGGAGACACCAGAAGATCATAGAGGAGGCTCCTGTCACCATCGCCGCTCCCTCTACATTAGAGCAAATGGAACGG TATGCTGTGAGACTGGCCAAGATGGTGGGCTACGTGAGCGCGGGTACTGTGGAGTACCTCTTCTCTGAAGACGGGAGTTTCCATTTCTTGGAGCTGAATCCTCGCCTGCAGGTGGAACATCCCTGTACAGAAATGGTTGGAGATGTAAACCTTCCCGCTGCTCAGCTCCAG ATTGCGATGGGCATCCCCCTTAACAGAATTAAGGACATCCGCTTGTTTTATGGAGAAGCTCCATGGGCTGACACAATCATCAACTTTGACAATCCAGACTGCACGCCAAGTCCAAGAGGCCATGTCATAGCGGTTCGGATCACCAGTGAGAACCCCGATGAG GGGTTCAAACCCAGCTCTGGCACCGTGCAGGAGCTGAACTTCCGCAGCAGTAAGAATGTCTGGGGTTACTTCAGTGTGGGCGCGGCTGGTGGTCTACATGAATTTGCAGACTCCCAGTTTGGGCACTGTTTCTCCTGGGGCGAGAACCGCGAAGAAACCATTTC GAACATGGTGGTTGCTATGAAGGAGTTGTCTATCAGAGGCGACTTCAGGACGACTGTTGAATACCTCATAAAGTTACTAGAGACAGAAAGCTTCAGAAACAATGACATTGACACTGGCTGGCTGGATCACCTTATTGCAGAGAAAGTCCAG GCAGAGAGACCAGAAACCATGCTGGGTATCGTATGTGGAGCTTTACACGTTGCTGATGCCAGTTTCAGAAAGAGCATGTCCGACTACCTGCATTGTCTGGAAAG AGGCCAGGTGCTGCCTGCAGCCAGCCTCCTTAACTCTGTCAGTGTGGACCTAATATATGAAGGAGTTAAGTTTTGCCTGAAG GTAGCTCGTCAGTCCCCAACAACTTACGTCATTATGATGAACGGCTCAGACATTGAAATAGACGTCCACAGGCTGAGTGATGGAGGCCTCCTGCTCTCCTACGACGGCAGCAGCCATACGACCTacatgaaggaggaggtggacag CTATCGCATCACTGTTGGCAACAAGACCTGTGTATTTGAGAAGGAGAAGGATCCAACAGTGCTAAGGTCCCCCTCTGCCGGCAAACTGCTGCAGTATATGGTTGAGGACGGAAGCCATGTCTGTGCAGGAGAAACCTACGCCGAGATTGAG gTGATGAAAATGGTGATGACTTTGACTGTCCAGCATTCTGGTTGCATACATTTCGTCAAAAGACCCGGAGCAGTGCTGGAGTCTGGCTGTGTGGTGGCGCATATGGACCTGGATGACCCCAGCAGTATACACTGG GTGGAGCTCAACACAGCCACACTGCCGCCTCAGCAACCACTACCCATGGTGGGAGAAAAGCTTCACCAGGTGTTCCACAGTGTGCTTGAAAACCTGTTCAAAGTCATGGATGGCTACTGTCTTGAAGAGCCCTACTTTAGCAGCAAG CTGAAACAGTGGGTGGCCACTCTGATGAAGACGCTCAGAGACCCGTCCCTGCCACTGCTGGAGCTCCAGGAGATTATGACGAGTGTGGCGGGCCGCATTCCACCCAGTGTCGAGAAGGACATTCGTAAAGTCATGGCCCAGTATGCGAGCAACATTACCTCTGTCCTCTGCCAGTTCCCCAGTCAAAGG ATTGCAAATATTCTAGACAGCCATGCAGCAACTCTACAGAGGAAGGCTGACAGAGAGGTTTTCTTCATGAACACTCAGAGTATCgtgcagctggtgcagag GTACCGCAGCGGAATCCGTGGTTATATGAAGTCTGTGGTTCTCGATCTGCTGAAACGTTACCTGCAAGTTGAAATGCAGTTTCAGCATG CTCACTACGACAAATGTGTCATCAACCTGCGAGAGAGGCACAAGCCAGACATGAGTCCCGTGTTGGAATACATCTTCTCTCATGCCCAAGTCTCCAAGAAGAACGTCCTGGTCACAATGCTCATA GACCAGCTGTGTGGAAGGGATCCTACTTTAGCAGATGAGCTTATGGCCATTCTCAATGAACTCACACAGCTCAGTAAGATGGAGAACTCAAAGGTTGCCTTGAGAGCCAGACAG GTTTTAATCGCGTCCCATTTGCCATCGTATGAACTTAGACACAACCAGGTTGAGTCCATCTTCTTGTCGGCCATTGACATGTACGGACACCAGTTCTGCCCAGAGAACTTGAAG AAACTCATTCTTTCTGAAACTTCCATTTTTGATGTTCTGCCTAATTTCTTCTATCACGTTAATCAAGTTGTTTGCATGGCTGCGCTGGAG GTGTATGTGCGCAGAGCTTATATTGCGTATGAGCTTAATAGCATCCAGCATCACCAGCTGCAGGACGGAACGTGTGCTGTGGACTTCCAGTTCATGCTGCCATCATCACATCCCAACAG GATTCCATTGGCACTAAATGGATCAAGCCAGTTTAATATGAGGAGACAGGGCAGTGAGCTCTTCCTGGATGGAGCCTTGTCTCCACCGTGTCAGCGCATGGGCGCTATGGTGGCTTTCCAGTGTTTTGATGACTTCAAAAA GAACTTTGATGAAGTTCTCTCCAGCTTTGCAGAGCCATTCTTGGAGAGTTCCTCATTTTCAGACTCCCGCTCTAGTCTCTACGAGGAGGAGAACTTCAAG AACACAAGAGACAACCCAATCCACATCATTAATGTGTCCATAAAGACAGCAGACACGGAAGATGACGATGCCTTGGTCACTGCCTTCACTTCCTTCTCACAGTCAAAG AAAGCAATCCTCTTTGAATATGGAATCAGGAGAATCACATTTTTGATTGCGCAGAAGGCAAGTTTGCATCAGCAGTGTATATGTACAGACATTTTCTTTAATGAGTATTGCCTTGAGTAG
- the acacb gene encoding acetyl-CoA carboxylase isoform X4: MLFAVLGFILWASVLLWRLYNRTVAMPVKEGDPSRRRGRTAAEDDTDVTQHSQTTVPTTSRQNLTDRPLAECESVGPNVKTLPSEPPHSPGVNSLLQPLPSAMQKPKRANAPTLGSRPEARERLKFILGASEDNSSDEEPVVSKPPSGPAPRGSPEQPCSAGPQSSSSGIKPSMSGPHLVKKGREQRKMDLQRDFTVASPAEFVTRFGGNRVIEKVLIANNGIAAVKCMRSIRRWSYEMFRNERTIRFVVMVTPEDLKANAEYIKMADHYVPVPGGSNNNNYANVELIVDIAKRIPVQGVWAGWGHASENPKLPELLNKAGISFLGPSSKAMWALGDKVASSIVAQSADIPTLPWSGSGLRLDWPEEDQRLGNVISVPPEVYAKGCVRDVAHGLAEAERIGYPIVIKASEGGGGKGIRKVDNSDDFQSSFRQVQTEVPGSPIFIMQLAQHARHLEVQILADEYGNAISLFGRDCSIQRRHQKIIEEAPVTIAAPSTLEQMERYAVRLAKMVGYVSAGTVEYLFSEDGSFHFLELNPRLQVEHPCTEMVGDVNLPAAQLQIAMGIPLNRIKDIRLFYGEAPWADTIINFDNPDCTPSPRGHVIAVRITSENPDEGFKPSSGTVQELNFRSSKNVWGYFSVGAAGGLHEFADSQFGHCFSWGENREETISNMVVAMKELSIRGDFRTTVEYLIKLLETESFRNNDIDTGWLDHLIAEKVQAERPETMLGIVCGALHVADASFRKSMSDYLHCLERGQVLPAASLLNSVSVDLIYEGVKFCLKVARQSPTTYVIMMNGSDIEIDVHRLSDGGLLLSYDGSSHTTYMKEEVDSYRITVGNKTCVFEKEKDPTVLRSPSAGKLLQYMVEDGSHVCAGETYAEIEVMKMVMTLTVQHSGCIHFVKRPGAVLESGCVVAHMDLDDPSSIHWVELNTATLPPQQPLPMVGEKLHQVFHSVLENLFKVMDGYCLEEPYFSSKLKQWVATLMKTLRDPSLPLLELQEIMTSVAGRIPPSVEKDIRKVMAQYASNITSVLCQFPSQRIANILDSHAATLQRKADREVFFMNTQSIVQLVQRYRSGIRGYMKSVVLDLLKRYLQVEMQFQHAHYDKCVINLRERHKPDMSPVLEYIFSHAQVSKKNVLVTMLIDQLCGRDPTLADELMAILNELTQLSKMENSKVALRARQVLIASHLPSYELRHNQVESIFLSAIDMYGHQFCPENLKKLILSETSIFDVLPNFFYHVNQVVCMAALEVYVRRAYIAYELNSIQHHQLQDGTCAVDFQFMLPSSHPNRGSNPTLNRIPLALNGSSQFNMRRQGSELFLDGALSPPCQRMGAMVAFQCFDDFKKNFDEVLSSFAEPFLESSSFSDSRSSLYEEENFKNTRDNPIHIINVSIKTADTEDDDALVTAFTSFSQSKKAILFEYGIRRITFLIAQKREFPKFFTFRARDEFQEDRIYRNLEPALAFQLELNRMRNFDLTAVPCANHKMHLYLGAARVQEGTEVTDYRFFIRAIIRHSDLITKEASFEYLQNEGERLLLEAMDELEVAFSNTSVRTDCNHIFLNFVPTVIMDPSKIEESVRSMVMRYGSRLWKLRVLQAELKINIRLTPTGHAIPIRLFLTNESGYYLDISLYKEVTDPSCGQIMFQSYGDKQGPLHGMLINTPYVTKDLLQAKRFQAQTLGTTYIYDFPEMFRQALFKLWGQGDECPKDVLICTELVLDPEGRLVQMNRLPGDNDVGMVAFRMKMKTPEYPDGRDIIVVGNDITHKIGSFGPEEDELFLRVSELARVEGIPRVYLAANSGARIGLAEELKHMFQVAWVDPSDPYKGFKYLYLTPKDYTCISSTNAVHCHHVEEGGESRYIITDVIGKDEGLGVENLRGSGTIAGESSQAYEEIITISMVTCRAIGIGAYLVRLGQRVIQVENSHIILTGAGALNKVLGKEVYTSNNQLGGVQIMHNNGVTHTTVPDDFEGVFTILQWLSYMPKNNHSPVPVIATSDPVDREIEFTPTKAPYDPRWMLAGKPHPTVKGAWQSGFFDHGSFMEIMGSWAQTVVVGRARLGGIPLGVIAVETRTVEFTVPADPANLDSESKVLQQAGQVWFPDSAFKTAQAICDFNRERLPLMVFANWRGFSGGMKDMYDQILKFGAYIVDALRTFRQPVLVYIPPHAELRGGSWVVIDPTINPLCMELYADRESRGGVLEAEGTVEIKFKRKDLLKTMRRIDSVYASLVEQLASPELSDARCRELEAKLKAREEFLLPIYHQVAVQFVDLHDTPGRMQEKGVITDILDWKNVRSFFYWRLRRLLLEQVVKCEILQANKDLSDGHMQSMLRRWFVETEGTVKAYLWDNNQAVVEWLEKHLSKEDGFRSAIRENIKYIKRENTLKLIRSLVQANPDIAMDCIIHMSQNITPSQRAKLSHLLATMDSTS, encoded by the exons GAGCATCGGAGGATAACTCCTCAGACGAGGAGCCGGTGGTCTCCAAGCCCCCCAGCGGCCCGGCCCCCAGGGGTTCTCCGGAGCAGCCGTGTTCCGCGGGGCCCCAGAGCAGCTCATCGGGCATCAA GCCTAGCATGTCTGGTCCTCACCTGGTGAAGAAAGGACGTGAACAAAGAAAGATGGACCTGCAGAGAGACTTCACGGTCGCTTCTCCTGCCGAGTTCGTCACCAGATTTGGTGGCAACCGTGTCATTGAAAAG GTGCTGATAGCAAACAACGGCATAGCTGCAGTCAAATGCATGCGTTCCATCCGTCGCTGGTCCTATGAAATGTTCCGTAATGAGAGGACCATCCGTTTTGTGGTGATGGTGACCCCTGAAGACTTGAAAGCCAATGCAG AATACATAAAAATGGCAGACCATTATGTGCCTGTGCCTGGTGGGTCAAACAATAACAACTATGCCAACGTTGAGCTCATAGTGGACATCGCCAAAAGGATCCCAGTGCAG GGCGTGTGGGCTGGATGGGGTCATGCCTCAGAAAACCCCAAACTGCCCGAGCTCCTGAACAAAGCAGGAATATCATTCTTGG GGCCGTCCAGCAAGGCCATGTGGGCTCTGGGAGATAAGGTGGCTTCATCCATTGTGGCCCAGAGTGCTGATATTCCCACACTGCCATGGAGCGGATCAG GTCTGAGACTGGACTGGCCAGAGGAAGACCAAAGGCTGGGCAACGTGATCAGTGTTCCTCCTGAGGTCTATGCAAAGGGCTGTGTTCGTGATGTAGCTCACGGTCTGGCA GAAGCTGAAAGAATTGGTTATCCAATTGTTATCAAGGCctctgaaggtggaggtggaaaaGGAATCCGCAAAGTTGATAACTCTGATGATTTTCAAAGTTCCTTTAGACAG GTTCAAACAGAGGTACCCGGATCACCTATTTTCATTATGCAGCTCGCTCAGCATGCGAGACACCTCGAAGTTCAGATACTGGCGGATGAGTATGGAAACGCCATCTCCCTGTTTGGCCGAGACTGCTCCATCCAGAGGAGACACCAGAAGATCATAGAGGAGGCTCCTGTCACCATCGCCGCTCCCTCTACATTAGAGCAAATGGAACGG TATGCTGTGAGACTGGCCAAGATGGTGGGCTACGTGAGCGCGGGTACTGTGGAGTACCTCTTCTCTGAAGACGGGAGTTTCCATTTCTTGGAGCTGAATCCTCGCCTGCAGGTGGAACATCCCTGTACAGAAATGGTTGGAGATGTAAACCTTCCCGCTGCTCAGCTCCAG ATTGCGATGGGCATCCCCCTTAACAGAATTAAGGACATCCGCTTGTTTTATGGAGAAGCTCCATGGGCTGACACAATCATCAACTTTGACAATCCAGACTGCACGCCAAGTCCAAGAGGCCATGTCATAGCGGTTCGGATCACCAGTGAGAACCCCGATGAG GGGTTCAAACCCAGCTCTGGCACCGTGCAGGAGCTGAACTTCCGCAGCAGTAAGAATGTCTGGGGTTACTTCAGTGTGGGCGCGGCTGGTGGTCTACATGAATTTGCAGACTCCCAGTTTGGGCACTGTTTCTCCTGGGGCGAGAACCGCGAAGAAACCATTTC GAACATGGTGGTTGCTATGAAGGAGTTGTCTATCAGAGGCGACTTCAGGACGACTGTTGAATACCTCATAAAGTTACTAGAGACAGAAAGCTTCAGAAACAATGACATTGACACTGGCTGGCTGGATCACCTTATTGCAGAGAAAGTCCAG GCAGAGAGACCAGAAACCATGCTGGGTATCGTATGTGGAGCTTTACACGTTGCTGATGCCAGTTTCAGAAAGAGCATGTCCGACTACCTGCATTGTCTGGAAAG AGGCCAGGTGCTGCCTGCAGCCAGCCTCCTTAACTCTGTCAGTGTGGACCTAATATATGAAGGAGTTAAGTTTTGCCTGAAG GTAGCTCGTCAGTCCCCAACAACTTACGTCATTATGATGAACGGCTCAGACATTGAAATAGACGTCCACAGGCTGAGTGATGGAGGCCTCCTGCTCTCCTACGACGGCAGCAGCCATACGACCTacatgaaggaggaggtggacag CTATCGCATCACTGTTGGCAACAAGACCTGTGTATTTGAGAAGGAGAAGGATCCAACAGTGCTAAGGTCCCCCTCTGCCGGCAAACTGCTGCAGTATATGGTTGAGGACGGAAGCCATGTCTGTGCAGGAGAAACCTACGCCGAGATTGAG gTGATGAAAATGGTGATGACTTTGACTGTCCAGCATTCTGGTTGCATACATTTCGTCAAAAGACCCGGAGCAGTGCTGGAGTCTGGCTGTGTGGTGGCGCATATGGACCTGGATGACCCCAGCAGTATACACTGG GTGGAGCTCAACACAGCCACACTGCCGCCTCAGCAACCACTACCCATGGTGGGAGAAAAGCTTCACCAGGTGTTCCACAGTGTGCTTGAAAACCTGTTCAAAGTCATGGATGGCTACTGTCTTGAAGAGCCCTACTTTAGCAGCAAG CTGAAACAGTGGGTGGCCACTCTGATGAAGACGCTCAGAGACCCGTCCCTGCCACTGCTGGAGCTCCAGGAGATTATGACGAGTGTGGCGGGCCGCATTCCACCCAGTGTCGAGAAGGACATTCGTAAAGTCATGGCCCAGTATGCGAGCAACATTACCTCTGTCCTCTGCCAGTTCCCCAGTCAAAGG ATTGCAAATATTCTAGACAGCCATGCAGCAACTCTACAGAGGAAGGCTGACAGAGAGGTTTTCTTCATGAACACTCAGAGTATCgtgcagctggtgcagag GTACCGCAGCGGAATCCGTGGTTATATGAAGTCTGTGGTTCTCGATCTGCTGAAACGTTACCTGCAAGTTGAAATGCAGTTTCAGCATG CTCACTACGACAAATGTGTCATCAACCTGCGAGAGAGGCACAAGCCAGACATGAGTCCCGTGTTGGAATACATCTTCTCTCATGCCCAAGTCTCCAAGAAGAACGTCCTGGTCACAATGCTCATA GACCAGCTGTGTGGAAGGGATCCTACTTTAGCAGATGAGCTTATGGCCATTCTCAATGAACTCACACAGCTCAGTAAGATGGAGAACTCAAAGGTTGCCTTGAGAGCCAGACAG GTTTTAATCGCGTCCCATTTGCCATCGTATGAACTTAGACACAACCAGGTTGAGTCCATCTTCTTGTCGGCCATTGACATGTACGGACACCAGTTCTGCCCAGAGAACTTGAAG AAACTCATTCTTTCTGAAACTTCCATTTTTGATGTTCTGCCTAATTTCTTCTATCACGTTAATCAAGTTGTTTGCATGGCTGCGCTGGAG GTGTATGTGCGCAGAGCTTATATTGCGTATGAGCTTAATAGCATCCAGCATCACCAGCTGCAGGACGGAACGTGTGCTGTGGACTTCCAGTTCATGCTGCCATCATCACATCCCAACAG AGGAAGCAACCCTACTCTCAACAG GATTCCATTGGCACTAAATGGATCAAGCCAGTTTAATATGAGGAGACAGGGCAGTGAGCTCTTCCTGGATGGAGCCTTGTCTCCACCGTGTCAGCGCATGGGCGCTATGGTGGCTTTCCAGTGTTTTGATGACTTCAAAAA GAACTTTGATGAAGTTCTCTCCAGCTTTGCAGAGCCATTCTTGGAGAGTTCCTCATTTTCAGACTCCCGCTCTAGTCTCTACGAGGAGGAGAACTTCAAG AACACAAGAGACAACCCAATCCACATCATTAATGTGTCCATAAAGACAGCAGACACGGAAGATGACGATGCCTTGGTCACTGCCTTCACTTCCTTCTCACAGTCAAAG AAAGCAATCCTCTTTGAATATGGAATCAGGAGAATCACATTTTTGATTGCGCAGAAG AGAGAATTCCCAAAGTTCTTCACTTTCAGAGCCAGAGATGAA tTCCAGGAGGATCGGATTTACCGGAATTTGGAGCCAGCTTTAGCATTTCAGCTGGAGCTCAATCGCATGAGGAACTTTGACTTGACAGCCGTTCCCTGTGCCAACCACAAGATGCACCTCTACCTGGGCGCTGCCCGCGTTCAGGAGGGCACTGAAGTCACAGACTATCGCTTCTTCATTCGAGCAATTATCCGTCACTCTGATCTGATTACAAAG GAAGCTTCCTTTGAATACCTTCAAAATGAGGGGGAACGTCTTTTGCTGGAAGCCATGGATGAGTTGGAGGTAGCCTTTAGTAACACCAGTGTTCGGACAGACTGCAACCACATCTTTCTCAACTTTGTCCCAACTGTGATTATGGACCCCTCAAAA ATAGAGGAGTCTGTTCGCTCCATGGTGATGCGCTACGGCAGCCGTCTATGGAAACTTCGAGTTCTACAGGCAGAGTTAAAGATTAACATCCGCCTGACGCCTACGGGACATGCCATTCCTATCCGGCTCTTTCTCACTAATGAGTCTGGCTACTATTTAGACATCAGCCTGTACAAGGAGGTCACGGATCCAAGTTGTGGACAG ATCATGTTCCAGTCGTATGGAGACAAGCAGGGGCCTTTGCACGGCATGCTGATCAACACGCCATATGTGACCAAAGACCTGCTGCAGGCCAAGCGTTTTCAGGCTCAAACTCTGGGGACCACATACATCTATGACTTCCCTGAGATGTTTAGACAG GCACTGTTCAAGCTGTGGGGTCAGGGAGATGAATGCCCCAAAGATGTGCTCATATGCACTGAACTTGTGCTGGACCCAGAAGGTCGATTGGTGCAGATGAACCGTCTGCCTGGAGACAATGAT GTGGGAATGGTTGCCTTCAGAATGAAGATGAAGACTCCAGAGTATCCAGATGGCAGAGACATCATTGTTGTCGGTAATGACATCACACACAAGATCGGCTCCTTCGgtcctgaggaggatgagctgTTCCTCCGGGTTTCTGAGTTGGCTCGGGTTGAAGGGATCCCCCGCGTTTACCTAGCAGCCAACAGTGGCGCACGCATCGGGCTCGCTGAAGAGCTTAAACACATGTTCCAGGTTGCCTGGGTTGACCCCTCTGACCCCTACAAG GGTTTCAAGTACCTTTACCTGACACCTAAGGATTACACATGCATAAGCTCCACCAATGCAGTTCACTGTCACCATGTAGAAGAAGGTGGAGAGTCCAG GTACATAATTACCGACGTCATTGGGAAGGATGAGGGTCTTGGTGTTGAGAACCTTCGAGGCTCTGGCACCATAGCTGGTGAATCTTCTCAGGCTTATGAAGAGATCATTACTATCAGTATG GTGACATGTCGTGCTATTGGAATTGGAGCCTATCTGGTGCGTTTGGGACAGAGAGTGATCCAGGTGGAGAACTCTCACATTATCCTGACAGGAGCTGGTGCCCTAAATAAG GTTCTCGGGAAGGAGGTCTACACTTCCAACAACCAGCTGGGAGGAGTCCAGATCATGCACAATAAcggagtcacacacacaaccgtGCCGGACGACTTTGAGGGGGTCTTCACCATTCTCCAGTGGCTCTCTTACATGCCCAAG AACAACCACTCTCCTGTGCCGGTTATAGCCACTTCAGATCCAGTAGACAGAGAAATAGAGTTCACTCCTACAAAAGCCCCATATGACCCCCGCTGGATGCTGGCTGGGAAGCCACACCCCA CGGTGAAAGGTGCCTGGCAGAGCGGATTCTTTGACCACGGCTCGTTCATGGAGATCATGGGATCCTGGGCTCAGACAGTAGTGGTGGGAAGAGCACG GTTGGGTGGAATCCCTCTTGGTGTCATTGCTGTTGAAACACGCACCGTTGAGTTCACCGTTCCAGCTGATCCAGCCAACCTGGACTCAGAATCTAAA gttctgcagcaggCTGGACAGGTGTGGTTTCCGGACTCTGCCTTTAAAACGGCTCAGGCCATTTGTGACTTCAACCGTGAACGCCTGCCTCTTATGGTGTTTGCAAACTGGAGGGGTTTCTCTGGTGGAATGAAGG ACATGTATGACCAGATTTTGAAGTTTGGGGCTTATATCGTGGATGCCCTGCGTACTTTCCGCCAACCGGTACTGGTCTACATCCCACCTCATGCTGAGCTGAGGGGAGGGTCCTGGGTGGTGATTGATCCTACCATTAACCCACTGTGTATGGAGCTCTATGCTGACAGGGAGAGCAG AGGTGGTGTTCTGGAGGCTGAAGGGACCGTGGAGATCAAATTCAAGAGGAAAGACCTGCTGAAGACCATGAGGAGAATAGACTCAGTCTACGCTAGTCTGGTTGAGCAGCTTG CTTCGCCAGAGCTGTCGGACGCGAGGTGCAGAGAGCTTGAGGCAAAACTCAAAGCAAGGGAGGAATTTCTGCTGCCCATctaccaccaggtggcagtgcAGTTTGTAGACCTCCATGATACTCCAGGCAGGATGCAGGAGAAGGGTGTCATCACT GATATTTTGGATTGGAAAAATGTGCGAAGCTTCTTCTACTGGCGTCTGCGGCGCCTTCTGTTGGAGCAGGTGGTGAAGTGTGAGATCCTGCAGGCCAACAAGGACCTCAGCGACGGCCACATGCAGTCCATGCTGCGGCGCTGGTTTGTGGAAACCGAGGGAACAGTGAAG GCCTACCTCTGGGATAATAACCAGGCAGTAGTTGAATGGCTTGAGAAGCACTTGTCCAAGGAAGATGGCTT